TGAAGGCCTCGTACTCCCCGGTCAGTTCATCCATGTTCTCCCGCTGAAAGACGGCGCCCTCCACATCCACCCGGTTAAAGGGCGTTCCGGCGATCCGGAACGTCTCTGCCTCACGCCGCGGGTAGAAGATCCGCATCGCCGTTCTGCCGCAGGAGCACCGTTCCCGTGAGAGGACGACGGAAGTATCCTCGGTGTCGTAGTTGATGAGGAGCGTTCCCGCCCTCTCCCCGACGGGAATGAGCGTCGAGAAGACGAGCCGTCCCCACTCTCCGTCGGGGACGAACCGTTCCATCCGGGGATCGTACAGATCGAAGTGCACCAGATCCTCGGGAACGTGGAGACCATCCTGCGCGGCGCACTCCCCGCAGATCGTCCCTTCGGTGCTCCCGTAGGTGTTGTAGACGGGAGAGGCCCAGACCTCGGCGAGGTATGCCCGCGACTCCGCCGCGAACCCCTCCCCCCCGATCACCAGGCGATCGATCCCCGACTCCCGGGGATCGAGACCGTCCACCTCCAGCCGCCGGGCGAGCCGGAGAAGTTTGAAGATGCTCCCGACGATGGCCGTCGGCCGGTAGTTCCTGATCACCCTGACCGGGAAGGTGCACTTCCCCTCCGGGACGACGGTGATACCGAGGTTTCGGGCTGCAAGGGTCATGGTGTTCGCCCCGACGTTCATACCGTAGGTGCTGCAGATCACCACCCGGTCACCGGCGGTAAACCCCTGCGCCACGAAGAACCGCCCGTACTTTTCAGCGTAGCGTTCCCAGTCCTCCCAGGTGAGGAAGAAGGATTTGGGTATCCCGCTCGTCCCGCTCGTCTCGTTGATGGTGTAGACATCACTGCAGGCGACGCTTCGGAACCGGAACTCCGGCGTTGCAGGAGGCTGGTTCTGCCGGATCGTCTCGCCGGAGATGACCGGCAGCTCGAGGAGGTCTTCATGCGTCCTGACATCGGCCGGACGGATCCGGTGTTCACGGAACCACCGGCGGTAGAAGGGAGAGTGTTCGACCGCGTATCCGACGGTATAGCGCACCCGTTCGTCGATGAGGGCGTCAAGATCGGCGCGATCCAGCATCTCGACCGCGGGGTTGTAATAGCGGTGCTCGGGCATCGTGCTCATCCCGTATCTCCGGCACGATCGGAGAATAAGGTGACGGGTGCCTTCAGCACCGATCAGGCACCCGCACCAGATACGAGCAGACTACAGGCGAGCAGCCGCCAGGCAACGTTCCGCACACACCGCCGCTCTACCGCCGGATCCGCATCGTCCAGATGCATGCCGTTTCCTCTCGGAGTGGCGGAGCAGGGCTCAGATAAAAAGAGATCAGGGGGTGAGCGCCCAGGCGGGCAGGTCGGTCGAGATGCCGAGCGCCCACATGAGCACGGTGAAGAGGAAGAACGTCCAGATCGCGACTCCGATGATATCGAGCACCCAGCCCGAGCGGAGGAGGTCGCGCGACCCGAGGTAGCCGCTCCCGTAGGCGATGGCGTTCGGCGGGGTTGCCACCGGGAGCATGAACGCGAGCGACGAACAGACCGCAGCGGTGATCATCAGCAAGTAGGGATTCACCCCCATACTGACGGCGGTCACCGCCATGATCGGCATCAGAACGGCAGCCATTGCGGTATTCGATGCGATCTCCGTCGCGAACGAGACGCCGAGCGCCACGATCAGGATCACGGCGATCAGCGGGAGGCCATGGAAGAGGGTGAGCCATCCCACGATCTCGGCAGCAAGCCCGCTCCTGACGAATGCATTCGAGAGCGCGATGCCGCCGCCGAAGAGTATGAGAATGCCCCACGGGATCTTCACCGCCCACTTCCAGTCCATCGTGAAGATCCCCTTCTTCGCATTGACGGGGAGGACGAAGAGGAGGAATGCTCCTGCGATCGCTATCGTCGAGTCGTGGATACCGGGGAAGAGCATGTCGAGCCCCGGGATGGTGATATCCCCGATATGTTTCGTCGTTTCGAAGATCCATGCAAGCGCGGTCAGGACGAAGATGATGAGCGTCCAGACCTCGCCCGTCGACATCGCCCCCATCTTCTCAAGTTCGGTCGCGATGATCCCCTTCGCCTCCGGAAGGGTTTTGGTCATGCCCCGGTACGGGACGTAGGTGAGCCAGAGCCAGGCCAGGATGAGGAATACGGCGGCGAAGGGAACGCCGAACTTCATCCAGGTGAAGAAGTCGACCGTCGGGGCATCGGGAAAGAGCGTCTCGACCTGGGCGAGGAAGATGCCGTTCGGCGGTGTCCCGATGAGCGTGGCGATGCCCCCGATACTCGCCGCATAGGGGATCGAGATGATGAGGCACTTGGCAAGAGACCCCTGCTCTTCGGTGAGGTTCTCGAGTTCCTTGTTCGTCTCGGGGATAATGG
This sequence is a window from Methanoculleus taiwanensis. Protein-coding genes within it:
- the ftsA gene encoding coenzyme F390 synthetase, which encodes MPEHRYYNPAVEMLDRADLDALIDERVRYTVGYAVEHSPFYRRWFREHRIRPADVRTHEDLLELPVISGETIRQNQPPATPEFRFRSVACSDVYTINETSGTSGIPKSFFLTWEDWERYAEKYGRFFVAQGFTAGDRVVICSTYGMNVGANTMTLAARNLGITVVPEGKCTFPVRVIRNYRPTAIVGSIFKLLRLARRLEVDGLDPRESGIDRLVIGGEGFAAESRAYLAEVWASPVYNTYGSTEGTICGECAAQDGLHVPEDLVHFDLYDPRMERFVPDGEWGRLVFSTLIPVGERAGTLLINYDTEDTSVVLSRERCSCGRTAMRIFYPRREAETFRIAGTPFNRVDVEGAVFQRENMDELTGEYEAFIYGGEDAGETVLRVSLECTDPETCDRRGIEERFLAAFLSRAPGLAEAYADGVLTIPFHFTPPGGLELHRVVGRPKRVVDRR
- a CDS encoding SLC13 family permease, whose amino-acid sequence is MNKVALLAASLLVFFALLFAPIDPSVMPVEARYVTAVTVLMVLLWVTAVIPLEATALLPLALFPLLGVLTPTEAATSYGDKVIFLFLGGFIIAMSMQRWGLHRRMALHIIKLVGTSPKRLILGFMLATAFLSMWISNTATAMMMIPIAVAIILTIIPETNKELENLTEEQGSLAKCLIISIPYAASIGGIATLIGTPPNGIFLAQVETLFPDAPTVDFFTWMKFGVPFAAVFLILAWLWLTYVPYRGMTKTLPEAKGIIATELEKMGAMSTGEVWTLIIFVLTALAWIFETTKHIGDITIPGLDMLFPGIHDSTIAIAGAFLLFVLPVNAKKGIFTMDWKWAVKIPWGILILFGGGIALSNAFVRSGLAAEIVGWLTLFHGLPLIAVILIVALGVSFATEIASNTAMAAVLMPIMAVTAVSMGVNPYLLMITAAVCSSLAFMLPVATPPNAIAYGSGYLGSRDLLRSGWVLDIIGVAIWTFFLFTVLMWALGISTDLPAWALTP